One Magnetococcus sp. PR-3 genomic window, TATCCTCTCGGACGGTAAACCCAACGATTTAGATATCTATGAGGGACGCTACGGTATTGAAGATACCCGAATGGCCATTCGTGAAGCTCGGCAGATGGGCTTAACCCCCTTCTGCGTGACCGTTGATCGCCAGGCCAACAGCTACGCCCCCCACCTGTTTGGTGCACAGGGCTTCCGCCGTATTGCCAAGCCGGAGTCTCTGCCCACGGTGCTGCCCCAGATCTACCTGAACCTTACCCAGTAGCGCCCAGGCAGCCTGAACTCGATCGGTACACTCTGTTTGGGTGCGCAGAAAACATTTTTGTGCGCACCCATCAACACCTGCACAGAGCGCCAGCCCCCAACCGATCTTAACCTGACCCGAGCCCTGCACGCTGTTGCCCCCCTCTCGGTGGGTGCATAGGTACGTCTATCCTACGCACTTAGAAAACACCCACGCATGAAGATGGCCCCCAATCGATCTCAATCTGACCCGAGCCCTGCACGCTGTTGCCCCCTCTCGGTGGGTGCATAGGTAGGTCTATCCTACGCACTTAGAAAACACCCACGCATGAAGATGGCCCCCAATCGACCTCAACCTGACCCGAGCCCTGCACGCTGTTGCCCCCCTCTCGGTGGGTGCATAGGTACGACTATCCTACGCACTTAGAAAACACCCGCGCATGAAGATGGCCCCCAATCGACCTCAACCTGACCCGAGCCCTGCACGCTGTTGCCCCCTCTCGGTGGGTGCATAGGTACGTCTATCGTGCCCACCCATCGACACATGTACAGAGAGAGGCCCCCGACCGATCTTAACCTACGCAAAAGCCTGCACTGTGCTGGCGCGCTCTCAAGGCGTATGCAGGCTGCGTCTTTTGTGCGCACCTAAACATCCCCCCCCTATGGAGATGCCCCCAAACCGATCTTACGCTTACCCAATCCCCCCCCTCTTTACCCCTGTACACGTTTTAACCTCCCCTGTTGAGTGCGCCAATTGCGTCTTTTGTGCGCACCCTATAACACCCGCACAAAAAAATATCATCTATTTGTTTACAGGTGACTTTTTCGAACAACAACCCCCAACATTGGGATAAAGAGATCCAACAACAGAGCCCGCTCCCCGCCCTGCACACCTCGGCTATGGCTATTTTTTAATCATACACGAACAAGTAAGCATCACTCTCTCACAAGCTGGCTGTTTTTTAGGCGTTTTTAGCGCGTAAGAAATAGCCATTTCTTGATATATCCCTTTATTTTCTTATACTTATCAACACATGGCACGGGCGATGCCTTATAAGGGGCAGAAACCAAATGGGAGAATCAGCACCGCTCCCTTATAAGACCCCCACAGCGCACAAGGCGCTTAGCTAGGCAAAACGCAGGAGCCGAACATGAAATGGATCGTAGCCATCATTAAACCCTTCAAGCTGGATGAGGTCCGGGAAGCTCTAACTTCCGTTGGAATCTCCGGTATCACCGTCTCCGAGGTGCGCGGATTTGGTCGTCAAAAGGGCCATACCGAACTCTACCGTGGTGCAGAGTACCGGGTGGACTTCCTGCCCAAGCTCAAAGTTGAGCTGGCGGTAGACGACAGCGTTCTGGAGCAAGCCGTTGAGGCCATCCAAAAAGGCGCCAAAACCTCCAAGATTGGTGACGGTAAAGTTTTTGTTTACGACCTGGAAAGTGCTGTACGTATCCGTACTGGCGAATCCGGCCCCAGCGCGCTTTAAGTTTTGAGAAAGAGGAGCAACTCGATGAAAGCCATCAAACGTACCCTGCTGCCGGCCGCCGCTTTGGCCATGAGCAGCATCCTGCCCGCCACCGCCTGGGCTGAAGATACCTTGAACAGCGGTGACACCGCCTGGATGCTTACGGCAACCGCACTGGTACTGTTCATGACCTTGCCTGGTCTGGCTCTGTTTTATGCCGGTATGGTTCGTTCCAAAAACGTCTTGTCTGTCCTGATGCAGTGTTTTGCTGTTGCGGGTGTCATGTCCATTCTATGGGCCATTTACGGCTACTCTTTAGCCTTTTCTGATGGCGGCAGCGCTCAAGCCTACATTGGTGGCTTAAGTGATATGTTCATGAAGTCGGTCACAGTCGACGCCGTAAGCGGTTCGATTCCTACTTCTGTCTTTGCCACCTTCCAGATGACCTTCTTCATCATCACCCCCGCGCTGATTGTGGGTGGTTTTGCTGAGCGTATGAAGTTCTCCTCCATGTTGGTCTTTATGGCCATCTGGGGCACCGTAGTCTACCTGCCCGTATGTCACTGGGTATGGGGCGGTGGCTTCATGGGTTCTGATGGTGTACTGGACTTCGCTGGTGGTACCGTTGTACACATCAACGCTGGTATCGCTGGTCTGGTGGCCGCCCTGGTACTGGGCAAGCGTCGTGGTTACCCCACCACCGCCATGCCTCCTCACAACCTGGGCATGACCGTAACTGGTGCGGCCATGTTGTGGGTCGGTTGGTTTGGCTTTAACGCTGGTTCTGAGCTGGCTGCAGATGGTACCGCTGGTATGGCCATGTTGGTTACCCAGTTGGCTGCGGCGACTGCTGCTGTAACCTGGATGACTCTGGAATGGATGCAACATGGTAAGCCTTCCGTACTGGGTATCGTAACCGGTGCAGTCGCTGGCCTGGTTGCCATCACCCCCGCATCAGGTACTGCTGGCCCCATGGGCGGCATCATGATCGGTCTGGCCGCTGGCTTCTTTGCTTACATCGGCGCCACCGCCATCAAGCGCAAAATGGGCTATGATGACTCTCTGGACGCCTTCGGTGTACACGGCATTGCCGGTATCGTTGGTGCCATCCTGACCGGTGTGTTTGCTGCACCTTCCCTGGGCGGCGCTGGCCTCTCTGAAGGTAAAACCATCTTGAGCCAGGTTGCTGTACAGACCGAAAGTGTCATCGTAACCATCGTCTACTGTGCGGTTGTGACCTTCATCATCCTCAAGGTACTGGATGTGATCATGGGTCTGCGTGTTGAAGACGAAGCGGAAGAGATGGGCCTGGACTTGGCCGAACACGACGAGCGCGGTTACAACCTGTAATCCCTGCTCTGCAGAACAAGCGGTCCGGCGCAGAATCCGGACCGCTTTTAAAAACAAAAAAGTTTTCTTCTCCCTCAACAGCCCCAAATACGGGGCTGTTTTTTTATCACCACAGCCATTGTTACTTTATTTCCCGGTAAAACCAGACATTTAGGTTCACATACAATCTATAGCATGTTATCTTCCGCGCATCTAAGCATGTCCATTTACGGCTTTGGGCCTATTTCTTTTTTTTATACGCACGGTACATTTTGGTTAGCATGGGTCTACCCACCGGAGTTCTGGCTTAACCCCCACAACCCACGCCCCATGTCTTTGGACCTCACCCTTGAATGGCGTACACACCCCCCGCTGGGTTTGTAAACTAAGGATCGGTTCGCCCTATGGATATCTTGGACAGCGTGTTGAACTACCCCATACTCCGCACCAACGGGCAGGACTCCCCCATTCGTAGCCAATGGCGGGAACATAAGCTGCTCACCGCTTTTCAGCCCATCTTCAGCTTGGCACACCAACGCCCTGTGGGGTATGAAGCGCTGGTACGCGCTCAACATAAGACCCTTGGCGCCATCTCACCTATTCAGCTGTTTGGCAATGTGGATCAAGAGGAGATCATGCAGCTGGACCGAGCTTGCCGTCTGGCCCATGTGGGTAATTTTAAATCCCTGGCCCCGGACAATGCCTGGCTGTTTTTGAATGTAAACCCCTCTGTGGTCTTGCAGGGCATGCAGGGCAACACACATTTTTTAGGGGATTTACTGGAGTTTTTTCAGGTCCCCCCCAACCGGGTGGTGGTGGAGATTTTAGAAAAAGCGATTGAAGATGAACATCTCTTGGTCGAAGCGGTGGCCTACTTTCGCTCCATGGGATGTTTGGTCGCCCTAGATGACTTTGGCGCTGGACAGTCTAACTTTGACCGGGTTTGGCGCCTAGAGCCAGATATTGTCAAGCTGGACCGCAACATGATCCACAACGCCGTCACCAACCCCCGAGCCCGCAGCGTGCTACCAGGCCTTGTCCAGCTGCTACATACCGCAGGCTGCTTGGTGTTGTTGGAAGGGATTGAGACCGAGGCTGAGGCGATGATTGCCCTGGATACTGAAGCAGATTTTGTGCAGGGGTTTCACTTTGCCCGCCCCCAGACCGATCAAGCGCAGATTCTGCAAAAACAGTGTTCGGACCTCTCCCAGTTAAGCAACCGCTTTCGCAGCCATGCCAGCGATCAAACCCGGCAGATGTGGCAACGCATCACCCCCCAGTTGGAGCAGTTTGCCAATATGATCCATCGCTATCAAAACGGGCCACGCCGGGAAGCGTTTGATGAACTACTGGTGGATAACAATGTACTGCGCTGTTTTATTCTGGATGATGACGGGATTCAACAAGGCCCTAATCTGGAGTCTCAAGCAGAAGTGCGGGAAGCGTTTGAGCGTTTTGGCCCGGTCTCAGACGCCTCTTTGGCCGACTGGTCCCGCAAAGCCTACTACCGCCGCGCCTCGTGTAATGAAGGTCAGGTTCAGCTCTCAGGCCCTTACCTCTCAATCACCGATGGGCGCATGTGTTTGACCCTCTCCCAAAGCGTTATACGGGAAGGCAAGCGACAGATCATATGCTGTGATGTCGCGTGGGACTCCAGCGCACCCCTGATGACCGCATCCATCAGCCCCTCTGGCACCGGCACACGGATGGCGGGCTAGCCCCCCTGCCCGCCCCTAAACAAGCCGCATCATGAAGCCGCACTTTGACGCAGCAGTACTTTAACCGCCTCTTGAAACTGTTCTGCCTGCAGGGGGGTTAAAGCGATCCACACCCCCCGCTTGGGTGGTGCCAGCCACAGCGTTTGAGCTTCACGATAAACCGGTATGGTCTCTGCGGCCACCGTCACGGTGAGCCATGGGGTTGCGCTCTGCTGGGCCGCGGGCTCCCGCAGCTTTCCCCCCTCCCGCACCAGCGCCTCTTCCACCGCACGCCATAAGGGCTGAGACCACCCCTGCTCCTTTTTTTCACCCAAAAAACGTTGACCATTATGGTAGGTCACACGCAACGCCTTAATCGGCTGAGGGTAAGCCACCCGATCCAGCAGTTGCAGCGGATCTATATTCAGCACCGCCTCCATGCCACGCTCAACCCACATCAACTGCGTGGGTTCAGCGCTGCGCACCACACCATAGCGGGCCCCGTGCCGCACCCACCTTAACGGTTCCACTTGACCGCTGGCATTCTCCACGGTCAACTGCCAGCCGACAGCCTGGTCTTTTAAAGGGGTAAAGCGCTGACCTGTGGCCTGCAACAGCGGCATGATCCAGGCTTGCAACCGCTGTTCATGGAGCGGCTCATGGTGCAAGGATGCGGTAGAGAGGGTCATATCCGCCCCCTGAAGGTGCAGCGTAAAGCGGGCAACCCCACCCTGCCGCAACCCAACCGACGCCAACTGTGGCAACGACCACCCCGGTAACACGCGGTGATCCCGCAATGCCGCGACCTCATGACGCAGGGGCTGAAGATCGGCCATACGCATCAGCACCACCTCACCATCGGGCTTGGCGACATAACGGCTGGCTGGAGTGGTCCCGCGTTTACCCAGGGTCAGGCCAGCCAGCCGCTCACCTTGTGCATTCATATAATCGATACGACCACGGGGCTGATCCAACCCGAACGGCGCAAGCGCTCCGCCCACAGCGACCTGCTTAAGGACTTGTTTTTCAAGGGGATGTAAAAGCTGCTTGATACGCAGCTGGTCCATCAACCAGCTTGGATGATCTTGCGCCCGCCAGACACCAGCCACACGCTGTAGCGTCATGCGTTCGCCCTTACGGTCTTGATAGTGGATCTGCGTAATGTCCTTCCCGATCACCGAGGGCATCGGTTTAGAAGGCGGCACAGGCTGGGCCCCCCAGAGCACCAGCGCCACCACGACCACCACCCCCAACAACCCACCATTAAAACGCCAGTTTAAAAGCATACCTACACCTATCGATGTCGCCTGGACCACCAGACCCACAGCCCAATACCAAAAAAGATGAAAGGTAGTAGAATCACAAACAGCACAAATAGCATCTGGACCTGCCCTTCCTCCATGGTTAAACCGGCATCGACCACCGCCTTGGGGGTGATCGCGCTCATGGCCTCATCTTCCAACAACCAGCGCACCATCCCCATGGCCAGCGCCTGATTGGCCGGGTAGCGACTATAGCGGTCGGCCACAAAGTCAGAGTCCCGCACCACCACCAGGCGCTTCTTCCCTTCAACAACCGCAGCGCCCATGACCACCGGCCCGGGCAGATCCGTTTGGGCATCAAAGCGCACCTGCCCCCCTTGGCGTTGCACCTGCCGGTCCCGCTCCAACCACCCCTGTTCGGCCCCCGCCAGTAGCTTTTCGCGATGCCATGGCCCAGCCGTACGCTGTAAGGTCAACCCCCCGGCCGTGACCAGAAAAGGGACCTGATCCACCCCTTTAAAAATGGCGTGGGACTTGGGAAACTGCGTAATCATAGGCGTGGTGGGGTTGGAACCCAACAACTGCGCCCCCCTATCAATCACCAAACCTGGCTGTAGCTGAATACCATAGGGTGTTAACAAGGAGGCCAGCCCCCCATCACTGGGTGGGTCCAACAACAACAACAGCTTACCACCCGCCGCAAACCACTGTTGCAAACGCTGCTTCTCGGGTTCAAACAGCGCCGATTGCGGACCTGCCACCACCACCAACTCTACCTGATCCGCTATCTGCTTGCGTTGCGCTAAGGGTAAAGACACCACCCCATAGCCCTCATTTTTAAGCTGGGCCACCCACTGACGGTAGGCCATACGCCCCGCCCCCGTCAGCTCATGCTCCCCATGCCCTGTCAGAAAGGCAATCTGCTGTCGTGTCTGCTTGGCCAAACGGAGCATGGCGTTGGTTATGCCTGCTTCATCCAGTGTATTGACCTTCTCCCACCGCTGATCACGACGCAGCACCAACACCCCGATCTCACGGACATTATAGCGTTTGGCGATGTCCGGGTTAAGGTCCGGGTCGATCACCCGTAGTTTAAAGGCGGGGTTATGCAGCTGGTACCGTTCTAAGCGACGACGTAGGACACCATCGGGATCTCCGCCCTCTTCAACAAAAAGCAGGCCCTCCACATCGGCACCCAACGCGTTGACCGCCTGCACCGACTGCGCACTCAGGGTATGTCGCCGGTTTTTGGTCCAGTCCCACTGGCGGTCGTGCTGATAAGCCCCCAGCAACACCAGCACCAACAGTACACTACTAAGCAGCAGCGCGGTCAGATAGCGTAATCTCATCATCCCCCCCCCACCACACGCTGTAGGTGCAGGCGTAACGTCGCCAAAAACAGGGAAAAACCACTTAACCCCAACAGATAGACCAGATCCCACAAACGCAAGCTGCCATCCAAACAGTTCTGAAAACTGTTCATCAACGACACCCGCATCAGTAGCTGCTGCCACACCGCCCCACCAGAACCGGCCAGCCAGCCAATAATCCACAACAACAGCAACAGAGCAAACGCAAACAGACCAGCCATGACAGGGTTCTCAGCATGGGCAGAGGTGGC contains:
- a CDS encoding P-II family nitrogen regulator, yielding MKWIVAIIKPFKLDEVREALTSVGISGITVSEVRGFGRQKGHTELYRGAEYRVDFLPKLKVELAVDDSVLEQAVEAIQKGAKTSKIGDGKVFVYDLESAVRIRTGESGPSAL
- a CDS encoding ammonium transporter, with protein sequence MKAIKRTLLPAAALAMSSILPATAWAEDTLNSGDTAWMLTATALVLFMTLPGLALFYAGMVRSKNVLSVLMQCFAVAGVMSILWAIYGYSLAFSDGGSAQAYIGGLSDMFMKSVTVDAVSGSIPTSVFATFQMTFFIITPALIVGGFAERMKFSSMLVFMAIWGTVVYLPVCHWVWGGGFMGSDGVLDFAGGTVVHINAGIAGLVAALVLGKRRGYPTTAMPPHNLGMTVTGAAMLWVGWFGFNAGSELAADGTAGMAMLVTQLAAATAAVTWMTLEWMQHGKPSVLGIVTGAVAGLVAITPASGTAGPMGGIMIGLAAGFFAYIGATAIKRKMGYDDSLDAFGVHGIAGIVGAILTGVFAAPSLGGAGLSEGKTILSQVAVQTESVIVTIVYCAVVTFIILKVLDVIMGLRVEDEAEEMGLDLAEHDERGYNL
- a CDS encoding EAL domain-containing protein, producing MDILDSVLNYPILRTNGQDSPIRSQWREHKLLTAFQPIFSLAHQRPVGYEALVRAQHKTLGAISPIQLFGNVDQEEIMQLDRACRLAHVGNFKSLAPDNAWLFLNVNPSVVLQGMQGNTHFLGDLLEFFQVPPNRVVVEILEKAIEDEHLLVEAVAYFRSMGCLVALDDFGAGQSNFDRVWRLEPDIVKLDRNMIHNAVTNPRARSVLPGLVQLLHTAGCLVLLEGIETEAEAMIALDTEADFVQGFHFARPQTDQAQILQKQCSDLSQLSNRFRSHASDQTRQMWQRITPQLEQFANMIHRYQNGPRREAFDELLVDNNVLRCFILDDDGIQQGPNLESQAEVREAFERFGPVSDASLADWSRKAYYRRASCNEGQVQLSGPYLSITDGRMCLTLSQSVIREGKRQIICCDVAWDSSAPLMTASISPSGTGTRMAG
- a CDS encoding DUF4340 domain-containing protein, whose product is MLLNWRFNGGLLGVVVVVALVLWGAQPVPPSKPMPSVIGKDITQIHYQDRKGERMTLQRVAGVWRAQDHPSWLMDQLRIKQLLHPLEKQVLKQVAVGGALAPFGLDQPRGRIDYMNAQGERLAGLTLGKRGTTPASRYVAKPDGEVVLMRMADLQPLRHEVAALRDHRVLPGWSLPQLASVGLRQGGVARFTLHLQGADMTLSTASLHHEPLHEQRLQAWIMPLLQATGQRFTPLKDQAVGWQLTVENASGQVEPLRWVRHGARYGVVRSAEPTQLMWVERGMEAVLNIDPLQLLDRVAYPQPIKALRVTYHNGQRFLGEKKEQGWSQPLWRAVEEALVREGGKLREPAAQQSATPWLTVTVAAETIPVYREAQTLWLAPPKRGVWIALTPLQAEQFQEAVKVLLRQSAAS
- a CDS encoding GldG family protein translates to MMRLRYLTALLLSSVLLVLVLLGAYQHDRQWDWTKNRRHTLSAQSVQAVNALGADVEGLLFVEEGGDPDGVLRRRLERYQLHNPAFKLRVIDPDLNPDIAKRYNVREIGVLVLRRDQRWEKVNTLDEAGITNAMLRLAKQTRQQIAFLTGHGEHELTGAGRMAYRQWVAQLKNEGYGVVSLPLAQRKQIADQVELVVVAGPQSALFEPEKQRLQQWFAAGGKLLLLLDPPSDGGLASLLTPYGIQLQPGLVIDRGAQLLGSNPTTPMITQFPKSHAIFKGVDQVPFLVTAGGLTLQRTAGPWHREKLLAGAEQGWLERDRQVQRQGGQVRFDAQTDLPGPVVMGAAVVEGKKRLVVVRDSDFVADRYSRYPANQALAMGMVRWLLEDEAMSAITPKAVVDAGLTMEEGQVQMLFVLFVILLPFIFFGIGLWVWWSRRHR